A single genomic interval of Terriglobus albidus harbors:
- the thiC gene encoding phosphomethylpyrimidine synthase ThiC, translated as MSAHGNGHTVHANGNDYIVPKPRAEWIVNRKKEAERTGDWNMSQMHFARKGLVTEEMSFVAHKEKLAPEFIRDEIAAGRMIIPANINHPELEPMAIGVGSLCKINANIGNSAITSNVDEELRKLHTAVHYGADTVMDLSTGGDIPMIREAILRHSPVPIGTVPLYEALSRVKKVEDLSIDLYLEVIEEQAQQGVDYFTIHAGVLIQYVPMVSKRITGIVSRGGAILAQWMTSHHKQNFLYENFDRITKLLAKYDVSYSLGDGLRPGCVADASDEAQFAELKTLGELTQQAWKDDVQVMIEGPGHVPMDKIKEQVDKEVELCHGAPFYVLGPLVTDIAPGYDHITSAIGAAMIGWHGAAMLCYVTPKEHLGLPNEKDVKDGIIAYKIAAHAADIARHRPGARDRDDAISHARYTFDWDKQFALSLDPDTARSMHDETLPDDYYKEAAFCSMCGPKFCSMNWSSKVDKYNEEVHGLKKNDLTQIVTEQMALRG; from the coding sequence ATGAGCGCACACGGAAACGGCCACACTGTACACGCCAACGGCAACGACTATATCGTGCCGAAGCCGCGGGCGGAATGGATCGTTAACCGCAAGAAAGAGGCCGAGCGCACGGGTGACTGGAACATGAGCCAGATGCACTTTGCGCGTAAAGGCCTGGTGACGGAGGAGATGAGCTTCGTCGCCCACAAGGAGAAGCTGGCGCCGGAGTTTATCCGCGACGAGATCGCCGCCGGCCGCATGATCATTCCGGCCAATATCAATCATCCCGAGCTGGAGCCGATGGCGATCGGCGTCGGCTCGCTGTGTAAGATCAACGCCAATATCGGAAATTCGGCGATTACGTCGAACGTCGACGAAGAGCTGCGCAAGCTGCACACCGCCGTCCACTACGGCGCCGACACCGTGATGGACCTGTCCACTGGTGGCGACATCCCGATGATCCGCGAAGCCATTTTGCGCCACTCGCCCGTGCCGATCGGCACGGTACCGCTGTACGAGGCGCTGAGCCGGGTGAAGAAGGTCGAAGATCTGAGTATCGATCTGTACCTGGAGGTCATCGAGGAGCAGGCGCAGCAGGGTGTGGACTACTTCACCATCCATGCCGGCGTTCTTATCCAGTACGTCCCGATGGTCTCCAAGCGCATTACCGGCATTGTGAGCCGCGGCGGCGCCATCCTGGCGCAGTGGATGACCTCGCATCACAAGCAGAACTTCCTGTACGAAAACTTCGACCGCATCACGAAGCTGCTGGCGAAGTACGACGTCAGCTACTCGCTGGGTGACGGCTTGCGTCCGGGCTGCGTGGCCGATGCCAGCGACGAGGCTCAGTTTGCCGAGCTGAAGACGCTGGGTGAGCTGACCCAGCAGGCGTGGAAAGACGATGTGCAGGTCATGATCGAAGGTCCCGGCCACGTTCCGATGGACAAGATCAAGGAGCAGGTCGACAAGGAAGTCGAGCTCTGCCACGGAGCTCCGTTCTACGTGCTCGGACCCCTGGTGACGGATATCGCTCCTGGCTATGACCACATCACCTCCGCCATCGGTGCTGCCATGATCGGCTGGCACGGCGCTGCGATGCTCTGCTACGTCACCCCGAAGGAGCACTTGGGCCTGCCCAACGAGAAGGACGTGAAGGACGGCATCATCGCCTACAAGATCGCAGCGCATGCTGCTGATATTGCGCGGCATCGTCCAGGCGCACGCGACCGCGACGACGCTATCAGCCACGCCCGCTACACCTTCGACTGGGATAAGCAGTTTGCGCTGTCCCTTGATCCGGATACGGCTCGCTCCATGCACGACGAGACGCTGCCGGATGATTACTACAAGGAAGCTGCTTTCTGCTCGATGT
- a CDS encoding cytochrome c maturation protein CcmE produces MNSTTRIGLACAVVIAAVVYLAISGIGDSKSYYVTISELQKLGNKAYTRHLRVAGNVQPGSVVRSGTHADFTLVELDKTIRVSYQGMEPLPDTFKDDAQALAMGTYGRDGVFHATQIQAKCASKYAPAQPGQKPTQQPATGAPSKAAAAVIPAR; encoded by the coding sequence ATGAACAGCACTACCCGAATCGGTCTTGCCTGTGCCGTCGTCATCGCCGCCGTGGTGTACCTTGCCATCTCCGGTATCGGCGACTCGAAGAGCTACTACGTCACCATCAGTGAGCTGCAGAAGTTGGGCAATAAGGCCTACACGCGTCACCTCCGCGTTGCCGGGAACGTACAACCTGGCTCCGTTGTTCGCAGCGGGACTCACGCAGACTTCACGCTCGTGGAACTGGATAAAACCATCCGCGTCAGCTACCAGGGCATGGAGCCGCTTCCTGACACCTTCAAGGATGATGCCCAGGCTCTCGCCATGGGAACCTACGGCCGCGACGGCGTCTTCCACGCCACCCAGATCCAGGCCAAGTGCGCCAGCAAATACGCTCCGGCCCAGCCCGGACAGAAGCCCACTCAGCAACCTGCGACCGGCGCTCCTTCGAAGGCTGCTGCCGCAGTCATCCCAGCTCGTTAA